A part of Neovison vison isolate M4711 chromosome 6, ASM_NN_V1, whole genome shotgun sequence genomic DNA contains:
- the DENND1C gene encoding DENN domain-containing protein 1C isoform X2, which yields MGSKAEGDPPAVFDWFFEAACPASLQEDPPILRQFPPDFRDQEAMQMVPKFCFPFDVEREPPSVAVQHFTFALTDLSGTRRYGFCHLRAGAHSCLCILSHLPWFEVFYKLLNTVGDLLAQNQVSEVEELLLNLLQQPLPVTQASVELGRGVTVSSAHSIPPPAPGNSGPLSCFVAPDSGRLPSIPENRNLTELVVAVTDENIVGLFAALLAERRVLLIASKLSTLTSCVHASCALLYPMHWEHVLIPTLPPHLLDYCCAPMPYLIGVHSSLAERVREKALEEVVVMNVDSNTLETPFDDVQALPPDVVSLLRLRLRKVALAPGEGVSRLFLKAQALLFGGYRDALICSPGQPVTFSEEAFLAQKPGAPLQAFHRRAVHLQLFKQFIEGRLEKLNTGEGFSDLFEQEITCNEGFSGAVRSYQLWADNLKKGGGALLHSVKAKTQPAVKNMYRSAKSGWKGMQSLLMYKDGDSGLQRGGSLRALSLTSRSDRLQQRLPITQHFGKNRPLRPSRRRGLESPSESLEEGAPALSPEDAQDPWAEEALDSSFLGSGEELDLLSEILDSLSMGASRTGGLRPSQSLDCCHRRDPDSCFSLPDIPGTSRWQPDEEKTPEPQPLSLPADLPSLQILQPLDATTSSKDPTSQPPLEASQEVISSSQSSLASADPSSQGDPEPHLLILHLSPSPKATKDPRAQERPCAQLSTAPTHSSPLEGSQLLVPTKPNSDITWTSQPLDSSSDPGSPENPRCQPSEVPQAEHAHRQLPEGPGALRPPAAPANSWQDPQAWSRPRVAELKKCFEG from the exons ATGGGATCCAAAGCAGA AGGGGATCCACCTGCCGTGTTCGATTGGTTCTTTGAAGCAGCCTGTCCTGCCTCCCTGCAGGAGG ATCCCCCCATCCTGCGGCAGTTCCCCCCAGACTTCAGGGACCAG GAGGCTATGCAGATGGTGCCTAAATTCTGCTTCCCTTTCGATGTGGAAAG GGAACCCCCGAGTGTCGCTGTGCAGCATTTCACCTTCGCCCTCACAGACCTGAGCGGCACCCGCCGATATGGTTTCTGCCACCTACGGGCTGGTGCCCACAGTTGCCTCTGCATCCTCAG TCACCTGCCTTGGTTTGAGGTTTTCTACAAGCTGCTGAACACAGTGGGCGATCTCCTGGCCCAGAACCAA GTCTCTGAGGTTGAGGAACTTCTCCTAAACCTGCTGCAGCAGCCCCTGCCTGTGACTCAGGCGTCAGTCGAGCTG GGCCGCGGAGTGACTGTCTCCAGTGCGCATAGCatcccgccccctgcccccgggAACAGCGGGCCG CTTTCCTGCTTCGTAGCCCCCGACTCCGGCCGCCTGCCATCCATTCCTGAGAAC AGGAACCTAACGGAGCTAGTGGTGGCGGTGACCGACGAGAACATCGTGGGGCTGTTCGCCGCGCTCCTGGCGGAGAGAAGGGTCCTACTCATCGCCAGCAAGCTGAGCACC CTGACATCGTGCGTCCACGCGTCCTGCGCCCTCCTGTACCCCATGCACTGGGAGCACGTGCTGATCCCCACGCTGCCGCCGCACCTGCTAGACTACTGCTG TGCGCCCATGCCCTACCTCATCGGAGTGCACTCCAGTCTCGCCGAG AGAGTGCGGGAGAAAGCTCTGGAGGAGGTCGTGGTCATGAACGTGGACTCCAATACCTTGGAGACGCCCTTCGACGACGTGCAAGCGTTGCCCCCAGACGTG GTGTCCCTGCTGAGGCTGCGGCTAAGGAAGGTAGCGCTGGCGCCCGGGGAAGGGGTTTCCCGTCTTTTCCTCAAAGCGCAGGCCCTGCTCTTCGGGGGCTACCGCGACGCACTCATCTGCAGCCCG GGCCAGCCTGTGACCTTCAGCGAAGAAGCCTTCTTGGCCCAGAAGCCCGGGGCGCCCCTGCAGGCCTTCCATCGACGGGCTGTGCACCTGCAGCTCTTCAAACAG ttcatCGAAGGCCGACTGGAGAAGCTGAACACGGGAGAGGGCTTCTCAGATCTCTTTGAGCAGGAGATCACCTGCAACGAGGGCTTCTCAG GCGCTGTTCGCTCCTACCAGCTCTGGGCAGACAACCTAAAG AAAGGTGGTGGTGCCCTCCTGCATTCTGTCAAGGCCAAGACCCAACCAGCTGTCAAAAACATGTACCGTTCG GCCAAGAGCGGCTGGAAGGGTATGCAGAGCCTTCTGATGTACAAG gatggggactctggcCTGCAAAGGGGGGGTTCCCTGAGAGCCCTGTCCCTCACCAGCCGCTCAGACCGTCTGCAGCAGCGCCTGCCTATCACGCAGCACTTTGGAAAG AACCGGCCCCTGCGCCCTAGCAGGAGAAGGGGGCTGGAGAGCCCTTCTGAGTCCCTGGAGGAGGG GGCACCTGCTCTGAGCCCTGAGGATGcccaggacccatgggcagaggAAGCTCTGGACAGCAGTTTCCTGGGGTCTGGAGAAGAGCTGGATTTGCTGAGTGAGATTCTGGACAGTCTAAGCATGGGAGCCAGCAGGACGGGAGGCCTGCGGCCCAGCCAGAGCTTGGACTGCTGCCACAGAAGGGACCCAGACAGCTGCTTCAGCTTG CCTGACATCCCGGGAACATCAAGATGGCAACCAGATGAGGAAAAAACACCAGAGCCTCAGCCCCTGTCCCTACCTGCTGACCTGCCATCTCTGCAAATCCTCCAGCCTTTGGATGCCACGACCTCCTCAAAGGACCCTACTTCCCAGCCACCCTTGGAGGCCAGCCAAGAAGTCATCTCTTCATCCCAGTCCTCATTGGCTTCTGCAGATCCAAGCAGCCAAGGAGACCCTGAGCCCCATCTTCTAATCCTacatctctctccttcccccaaggCAACCAAagatcccagggcccaggagagGCCCTGTGCCCAGCTCTCCACAGCACCCACCCACTCCAGCCCTCTTGAAGGTTCCCAACTTCTGGTCCCCACAAAGCCCAACTCGGATATTACCTGGACATCCCAACCCCTTGATTCTTCCTCAGATCCTGGTTCCCCAGAGAACCCCAGATGCCAGCCCTCTGAGGTCCCACAGGCAGAGCACGCTCACCGCCAGCTCCCAGAGGGGCCAGGAGCCCTCAGACCCCCTGCTGCACCTGCCAACAGTTGGCAGGATCCCCAGGCTTGGAGCCGGCCCAGAGTCGCTGAGCTTAAAAAGTGTTTTGAAGGTTAA
- the CRB3 gene encoding protein crumbs homolog 3, with amino-acid sequence MASPGLGLLLALGLPLLPARWGPARGQTLDPPINENGTVTPAEPGSGSDGALSQGAITAIIVVFSLLAALLLAVGLVLLVRKLREKRQTEGTYRPSSEEQFNHAAEARAPQDSKETVRGCLPI; translated from the exons ATGGCGAGCCCCGGCTTGGGGCTCCTTCTGGCGCTCGGCCTGCCGCTGCTGCCGGCCCGCTGGGGCCCGGCCCGGGGGCAAA CGCTGGATCCCCCTATAAATGAGAACGGCACTGTTACACCTGCTGAGCCAGGCTCTGGCTCCGATGGGGCCCTG TCTCAGGGGGCCATCACTGCCATCATTGTGGTCTTCTCCCTCCTGGCTGCCCTGCTTCTGGCCGTGGGGCTCGTGTTGCTGGTGCGAAAACTGCGTGAAAAGCGGCAGACAGAGGGCACCTACCGGCCCAGCAGCGAGGAGCAG tTCAACCATGCAGCCGAGGCCCGGGCTCCCCAGGACTCCAAGGAGACAGTGCGGGGCTGCCTGCCCATCTAG
- the TUBB4A gene encoding tubulin beta-4A chain produces MREIVHLQAGQCGNQIGAKFWEVISDEHGIDPTGTYHGDSDLQLERINVYYNEATGGNYVPRAVLVDLEPGTMDSVRSGPFGQIFRPDNFVFGQSGAGNNWAKGHYTEGAELVDAVLDVVRKEAESCDCLQGFQLTHSLGGGTGSGMGTLLISKIREEFPDRIMNTFSVVPSPKVSDTVVEPYNATLSVHQLVENTDETYCIDNEALYDICFRTLKLTTPTYGDLNHLVSATMSGVTTCLRFPGQLNADLRKLAVNMVPFPRLHFFMPGFAPLTSRGSQQYRALTVPELTQQMFDAKNMMAACDPRHGRYLTVAAVFRGRMSMKEVDEQMLSVQSKNSSYFVEWIPNNVKTAVCDIPPRGLKMAATFIGNSTAIQELFKRISEQFTAMFRRKAFLHWYTGEGMDEMEFTEAESNMNDLVSEYQQYQDATAEEGEFEEEAEEEVA; encoded by the exons TTTTGGGAGGTCATCAGCGACGAGCATGGCATCGACCCCACCGGCACATACCACGGGGACAGTGATCTGCAGCTGGAGAGAATCAACGTGTACTACAATGAGGCCACAG GAGGAAATTACGTTCCCAGAGCCGTGCTGGTGGACCTGGAGCCTGGCACCATGGACTCTGTCCGCTCTGGCCCATTTGGCCAGATCTTCCGGCCTGACAACTTTGTGTTTG GCCAGTCGGGAGCCGGCAACAACTGGGCCAAGGGCCACTACACGGAGGGCGCCGAGCTGGTGGACGCCGTCCTGGACGTGGTCCGGAAGGAGGCGGAGAGCTGCGACTGCCTGCAGGGCTTCCAGCTGACCCACTCGCTGGGCGGCGGCACGGGGTCCGGGATGGGCACGCTGCTCATCAGCAAGATCCGCGAGGAGTTCCCGGACCGCATCATGAACACCTTCAGCGTGGTGCCGTCGCCCAAGGTGTCGGACACGGTGGTGGAGCCCTACAACGCCACGCTGTCGGTGCACCAGCTGGTGGAGAACACGGATGAGACCTACTGCATCGACAACGAGGCCCTGTACGACATCTGCTTCCGCACCCTGAAGCTGACCACGCCCACCTACGGCGACCTCAACCACCTGGTGTCGGCCACCATGAGCGGCGTCACCACCTGCCTGCGCTTCCCGGGCCAGCTGAACGCCGACCTGCGCAAGCTGGCCGTGAACATGGTGCCCTTCCCGCGCCTGCACTTCTTCATGCCGGGCTTCGCGCCGCTCACCAGCCGCGGCAGCCAGCAGTACCGCGCGCTCACGGTGCCCGAGCTCACGCAGCAGATGTTCGACGCCAAGAACATGATGGCCGCCTGCGACCCGCGCCACGGCCGCTACCTGACCGTGGCCGCCGTCTTCCGCGGCCGCATGTCCATGAAGGAGGTGGACGAGCAGATGCTGAGCGTGCAGAGCAAGAACAGCAGCTACTTCGTCGAGTGGATCCCCAACAACGTGAAGACGGCCGTGTGCGACATCCCGCCGCGGGGGCTCAAGATGGCCGCCACCTTCATCGGCAACAGCACGGCCATCCAGGAGCTGTTCAAGCGCATCTCCGAGCAGTTCACCGCCATGTTCCGGCGCAAGGCCTTCCTGCACTGGTACACGGGCGAGGGCATGGACGAGATGGAGTTCACCGAGGCCGAGAGCAACATGAACGACCTGGTGTCCGAGTACCAGCAGTACCAGGACGCCACGGCCGAGGAGGGCGAGTTCGAGGAGGAGGCCGAGGAGGAGGTGGCCTAG
- the DENND1C gene encoding DENN domain-containing protein 1C isoform X1 — translation MGSKAEGDPPAVFDWFFEAACPASLQEDPPILRQFPPDFRDQEAMQMVPKFCFPFDVEREPPSVAVQHFTFALTDLSGTRRYGFCHLRAGAHSCLCILSHLPWFEVFYKLLNTVGDLLAQNQVSEVEELLLNLLQQPLPVTQASVELGRGVTVSSAHSIPPPAPGNSGPLSCFVAPDSGRLPSIPENRNLTELVVAVTDENIVGLFAALLAERRVLLIASKLSTLTSCVHASCALLYPMHWEHVLIPTLPPHLLDYCCAPMPYLIGVHSSLAERVREKALEEVVVMNVDSNTLETPFDDVQALPPDVVSLLRLRLRKVALAPGEGVSRLFLKAQALLFGGYRDALICSPGQPVTFSEEAFLAQKPGAPLQAFHRRAVHLQLFKQFIEGRLEKLNTGEGFSDLFEQEITCNEGFSGAVRSYQLWADNLKKGGGALLHSVKAKTQPAVKNMYRSAKSGWKGMQSLLMYKDGDSGLQRGGSLRALSLTSRSDRLQQRLPITQHFGKNRPLRPSRRRGLESPSESLEEGAPALSPEDAQDPWAEEALDSSFLGSGEELDLLSEILDSLSMGASRTGGLRPSQSLDCCHRRDPDSCFSLVRAPQSSPSSPSFFPAPPASEGQQLAHLPTPIQPDIPGTSRWQPDEEKTPEPQPLSLPADLPSLQILQPLDATTSSKDPTSQPPLEASQEVISSSQSSLASADPSSQGDPEPHLLILHLSPSPKATKDPRAQERPCAQLSTAPTHSSPLEGSQLLVPTKPNSDITWTSQPLDSSSDPGSPENPRCQPSEVPQAEHAHRQLPEGPGALRPPAAPANSWQDPQAWSRPRVAELKKCFEG, via the exons ATGGGATCCAAAGCAGA AGGGGATCCACCTGCCGTGTTCGATTGGTTCTTTGAAGCAGCCTGTCCTGCCTCCCTGCAGGAGG ATCCCCCCATCCTGCGGCAGTTCCCCCCAGACTTCAGGGACCAG GAGGCTATGCAGATGGTGCCTAAATTCTGCTTCCCTTTCGATGTGGAAAG GGAACCCCCGAGTGTCGCTGTGCAGCATTTCACCTTCGCCCTCACAGACCTGAGCGGCACCCGCCGATATGGTTTCTGCCACCTACGGGCTGGTGCCCACAGTTGCCTCTGCATCCTCAG TCACCTGCCTTGGTTTGAGGTTTTCTACAAGCTGCTGAACACAGTGGGCGATCTCCTGGCCCAGAACCAA GTCTCTGAGGTTGAGGAACTTCTCCTAAACCTGCTGCAGCAGCCCCTGCCTGTGACTCAGGCGTCAGTCGAGCTG GGCCGCGGAGTGACTGTCTCCAGTGCGCATAGCatcccgccccctgcccccgggAACAGCGGGCCG CTTTCCTGCTTCGTAGCCCCCGACTCCGGCCGCCTGCCATCCATTCCTGAGAAC AGGAACCTAACGGAGCTAGTGGTGGCGGTGACCGACGAGAACATCGTGGGGCTGTTCGCCGCGCTCCTGGCGGAGAGAAGGGTCCTACTCATCGCCAGCAAGCTGAGCACC CTGACATCGTGCGTCCACGCGTCCTGCGCCCTCCTGTACCCCATGCACTGGGAGCACGTGCTGATCCCCACGCTGCCGCCGCACCTGCTAGACTACTGCTG TGCGCCCATGCCCTACCTCATCGGAGTGCACTCCAGTCTCGCCGAG AGAGTGCGGGAGAAAGCTCTGGAGGAGGTCGTGGTCATGAACGTGGACTCCAATACCTTGGAGACGCCCTTCGACGACGTGCAAGCGTTGCCCCCAGACGTG GTGTCCCTGCTGAGGCTGCGGCTAAGGAAGGTAGCGCTGGCGCCCGGGGAAGGGGTTTCCCGTCTTTTCCTCAAAGCGCAGGCCCTGCTCTTCGGGGGCTACCGCGACGCACTCATCTGCAGCCCG GGCCAGCCTGTGACCTTCAGCGAAGAAGCCTTCTTGGCCCAGAAGCCCGGGGCGCCCCTGCAGGCCTTCCATCGACGGGCTGTGCACCTGCAGCTCTTCAAACAG ttcatCGAAGGCCGACTGGAGAAGCTGAACACGGGAGAGGGCTTCTCAGATCTCTTTGAGCAGGAGATCACCTGCAACGAGGGCTTCTCAG GCGCTGTTCGCTCCTACCAGCTCTGGGCAGACAACCTAAAG AAAGGTGGTGGTGCCCTCCTGCATTCTGTCAAGGCCAAGACCCAACCAGCTGTCAAAAACATGTACCGTTCG GCCAAGAGCGGCTGGAAGGGTATGCAGAGCCTTCTGATGTACAAG gatggggactctggcCTGCAAAGGGGGGGTTCCCTGAGAGCCCTGTCCCTCACCAGCCGCTCAGACCGTCTGCAGCAGCGCCTGCCTATCACGCAGCACTTTGGAAAG AACCGGCCCCTGCGCCCTAGCAGGAGAAGGGGGCTGGAGAGCCCTTCTGAGTCCCTGGAGGAGGG GGCACCTGCTCTGAGCCCTGAGGATGcccaggacccatgggcagaggAAGCTCTGGACAGCAGTTTCCTGGGGTCTGGAGAAGAGCTGGATTTGCTGAGTGAGATTCTGGACAGTCTAAGCATGGGAGCCAGCAGGACGGGAGGCCTGCGGCCCAGCCAGAGCTTGGACTGCTGCCACAGAAGGGACCCAGACAGCTGCTTCAGCTTGGTGAGAGCCCCCCAGTCCTCCCCCTCGAGTCCATCTTTCTTCCCAGCCCCTCCAGCTTCTGAAGGCCAGCAActtgcccatctccccacccctatCCAGCCTGACATCCCGGGAACATCAAGATGGCAACCAGATGAGGAAAAAACACCAGAGCCTCAGCCCCTGTCCCTACCTGCTGACCTGCCATCTCTGCAAATCCTCCAGCCTTTGGATGCCACGACCTCCTCAAAGGACCCTACTTCCCAGCCACCCTTGGAGGCCAGCCAAGAAGTCATCTCTTCATCCCAGTCCTCATTGGCTTCTGCAGATCCAAGCAGCCAAGGAGACCCTGAGCCCCATCTTCTAATCCTacatctctctccttcccccaaggCAACCAAagatcccagggcccaggagagGCCCTGTGCCCAGCTCTCCACAGCACCCACCCACTCCAGCCCTCTTGAAGGTTCCCAACTTCTGGTCCCCACAAAGCCCAACTCGGATATTACCTGGACATCCCAACCCCTTGATTCTTCCTCAGATCCTGGTTCCCCAGAGAACCCCAGATGCCAGCCCTCTGAGGTCCCACAGGCAGAGCACGCTCACCGCCAGCTCCCAGAGGGGCCAGGAGCCCTCAGACCCCCTGCTGCACCTGCCAACAGTTGGCAGGATCCCCAGGCTTGGAGCCGGCCCAGAGTCGCTGAGCTTAAAAAGTGTTTTGAAGGTTAA